In Amycolatopsis coloradensis, one genomic interval encodes:
- the purS gene encoding phosphoribosylformylglycinamidine synthase subunit PurS, which translates to MARVVVDVMPKPEILDPQGQAALGAAGRLGFTGIAEIRQGKHFEIEVDDSVDDATLEKIAEGFLANPVIEQWTIKRVDA; encoded by the coding sequence GTGGCCCGAGTCGTCGTCGACGTCATGCCCAAGCCCGAAATCCTCGACCCGCAGGGCCAAGCCGCGCTCGGCGCCGCCGGTCGTCTCGGCTTCACCGGGATCGCCGAGATCCGTCAGGGCAAGCACTTCGAGATCGAGGTCGACGACTCCGTCGACGACGCGACGCTCGAAAAGATCGCCGAGGGTTTCCTCGCGAACCCCGTCATCGAGCAGTGGACCATCAAGCGGGTGGACGCGTGA